A stretch of [Clostridium] innocuum DNA encodes these proteins:
- a CDS encoding amidohydrolase, which yields MKRYDFHSHLGKTRSGDANSAAQLVEDLKAFGISKVGICSLSGNGVRAQNDLVYEAMCEFPEVIEGYADIDPKAPDAIDEVHRTLGECHMNGVKFMPWKHGYAAENCPSLGGVLDAIGEYGVHVQIHGGASPLCTPFVWIEHAKKRPHMKFVFTHICGREFGHACIEAIKNLDNFWVETSANMEADILQEAVDVLGSKRILFGTDWPYKPTNIEIQKLYHLGLDEDELEDVFWRNAQFLWER from the coding sequence GTGAAACGATATGATTTTCACTCCCATTTGGGAAAGACAAGATCAGGGGATGCCAACAGTGCTGCACAGCTCGTAGAGGATTTGAAGGCATTCGGAATCAGCAAGGTCGGTATCTGTTCCTTATCTGGCAATGGAGTGCGCGCACAGAATGATTTGGTCTATGAGGCCATGTGTGAATTTCCCGAAGTGATTGAAGGATATGCAGATATTGATCCCAAAGCACCTGATGCAATAGATGAAGTACATCGGACATTAGGTGAATGCCATATGAATGGTGTCAAATTCATGCCATGGAAACATGGTTATGCAGCCGAAAACTGCCCAAGCCTTGGTGGTGTGCTGGATGCCATTGGTGAATATGGTGTTCATGTACAAATACATGGAGGGGCAAGCCCGCTGTGTACGCCGTTTGTATGGATTGAACATGCGAAGAAACGCCCGCATATGAAATTTGTGTTCACTCATATTTGTGGCCGTGAATTTGGACACGCATGTATTGAAGCAATCAAGAACCTGGATAATTTCTGGGTGGAAACAAGCGCCAATATGGAAGCAGATATCCTGCAGGAAGCCGTAGATGTATTAGGTTCAAAGCGGATACTGTTCGGTACGGACTGGCCATATAAACCAACAAATATCGAAATACAGAAGCTGTATCATCTGGGACTTGATGAGGATGAGCTTGAAGATGTCTTCTGGCGTAATGCGCAGTTTCTATGGGAGCGATAA